A region of Moorena producens PAL-8-15-08-1 DNA encodes the following proteins:
- a CDS encoding GTPase, with protein MYFQLKPPSISKIRAKFIIEKLGNYPRNIDNINLFFTGRTGAGKTTLSNRLLGSDYFLSTGHQDCTKEINLIEFPIGLKCFDTPGVCSDELLENYNRVALGINQIEDCPIVEDLTLARYRENCSAPQEENLSISEFVNLEFQPDLIYYLIAPEKLFTRGDRQYLRDLLKVHQNVIYVFNMFVNKQTGMSYFAKDANIQDTATQILKVHHKVLGQHSQPVIIGLNCFTGEGISDLLHQSYIMLKGNKGKLFQELIQYQQQKTPDEYVNQVKQELIRLYAHGACQRATGSDTCDQPLHLLSYSLFDFLVSLPIQSDQDDNSIAEQVNKIVSDVFDNPIFEKRSESLEDKFEYLIRTKEYIFTERIEYFNQLIKTSVFDIQKQAYDLRNQEVEEWEIEKESVKQKLDEDWDSILAIIQKLDKLNTLLESLNQEIEELIDEYNPRIDANNSRYLDISSRRHNFNSRFDRWKDRLDKYNANIDRINRSSSRLTYESKRSLDRESDYLEQERSSIKSEDSYIESLEAEYQKNVECLKEEKATIQTKIDQRDAKKEEYGRQKKLLLNKLKEYNLLKKNAQDDSKFWFEVIKYFNDELSAIDDKIEQRIEEINLHIQEIRNPLSKDYLEKFTTIEDAIDELQELINRCLDEMAVFENQIFTFNQELNYCIFKVNINKRVTQVLQKTTEHYFDETGQFEYRFSHYHYFGKHGITVLLALTTMIFFDIAQDYDFFYSDLLQKVENLGSFPENPTEAQIYNLLSCNYSLLFEPAFDNKIKQAVMTN; from the coding sequence ATGTATTTCCAACTTAAGCCTCCATCCATTTCTAAAATTCGTGCCAAGTTTATCATTGAAAAGCTTGGCAATTATCCTAGAAATATTGATAATATTAACTTATTTTTTACAGGTAGAACAGGAGCAGGTAAAACGACATTAAGTAATCGTTTGCTTGGTAGTGATTACTTCTTGTCTACAGGTCATCAAGATTGTACTAAGGAAATTAATCTAATTGAGTTTCCTATTGGTTTAAAATGTTTTGATACTCCTGGTGTTTGTAGTGATGAACTCTTAGAAAATTATAATCGAGTTGCTTTAGGAATTAATCAAATTGAGGATTGTCCCATTGTAGAAGACCTTACTTTAGCAAGATATCGAGAAAATTGTTCTGCTCCTCAAGAAGAAAATCTTAGTATATCAGAATTTGTAAATCTAGAATTTCAGCCAGATTTAATTTATTATCTCATAGCACCAGAAAAACTATTTACGAGAGGCGACCGCCAATATTTAAGAGATTTACTAAAAGTTCACCAAAATGTTATTTACGTTTTTAATATGTTTGTTAACAAGCAAACAGGGATGAGCTATTTTGCAAAAGACGCAAATATTCAAGACACAGCTACCCAAATTTTAAAAGTTCATCATAAAGTTTTAGGACAACATTCTCAGCCTGTTATTATTGGACTTAATTGTTTTACAGGAGAAGGTATTTCAGACTTATTACATCAGTCTTACATAATGTTAAAAGGAAATAAAGGTAAACTTTTTCAAGAATTAATTCAATATCAACAGCAAAAAACTCCTGATGAATATGTTAATCAAGTTAAACAAGAATTAATCCGATTATATGCTCATGGTGCTTGTCAAAGAGCAACAGGAAGTGATACTTGCGATCAACCTTTACATCTACTATCTTATAGTCTTTTTGATTTTCTTGTCAGTCTTCCCATTCAGTCAGACCAAGACGATAATTCTATTGCTGAACAGGTTAATAAGATAGTAAGCGATGTTTTTGATAATCCAATTTTTGAAAAAAGGTCTGAGTCACTGGAAGATAAGTTTGAGTATTTAATTAGAACCAAAGAATATATCTTTACAGAAAGAATTGAGTATTTTAATCAATTAATTAAGACTTCTGTTTTTGATATACAAAAACAAGCCTATGACCTCAGAAATCAAGAAGTTGAAGAATGGGAAATAGAAAAAGAATCTGTTAAGCAAAAATTAGATGAAGACTGGGATAGTATCTTAGCAATAATTCAAAAACTAGATAAATTAAATACTTTACTTGAATCCCTTAATCAAGAAATTGAGGAACTTATTGATGAGTATAATCCCCGTATTGATGCTAATAATTCTCGTTACCTTGACATTTCATCACGTCGTCATAATTTCAACTCTCGTTTTGATCGTTGGAAAGATAGACTTGATAAGTATAATGCTAATATTGACAGGATTAACCGTAGTTCGTCTAGATTAACTTATGAATCTAAACGGTCTCTTGATAGAGAAAGTGATTATCTTGAGCAAGAAAGAAGTTCTATTAAATCAGAAGATAGTTATATTGAATCTCTAGAGGCAGAATATCAAAAAAATGTTGAATGTCTTAAAGAAGAAAAAGCTACAATTCAAACTAAAATTGACCAGCGTGATGCTAAAAAAGAAGAATATGGACGCCAAAAAAAATTACTTTTAAACAAATTAAAAGAATATAATCTTTTAAAGAAAAATGCTCAGGATGACAGTAAGTTTTGGTTTGAAGTGATTAAATATTTTAACGACGAATTAAGTGCTATTGATGACAAAATTGAGCAAAGAATTGAAGAAATTAACCTTCATATTCAAGAAATTAGAAATCCTCTCTCCAAAGACTATCTTGAAAAATTTACTACAATAGAAGATGCGATTGATGAGTTGCAGGAATTAATTAACCGTTGTCTTGATGAAATGGCTGTCTTTGAAAACCAAATTTTCACTTTTAATCAAGAGCTAAATTATTGTATTTTCAAGGTCAATATCAATAAAAGGGTAACCCAAGTTTTACAAAAAACGACAGAACATTATTTTGATGAAACGGGACAATTTGAATATAGATTTAGTCATTACCATTATTTTGGTAAACATGGAATTACTGTTTTATTAGCATTGACAACAATGATATTTTTTGATATCGCTCAAGACTATGATTTTTTTTATAGTGATTTACTCCAAAAAGTAGAAAACTTGGGAAGTTTTCCGGAAAATCCAACAGAAGCTCAAATATATAACTTATTGTCTTGTAATTATAGTTTATTATTTGAACCTGCTTTTGATAACAAAATCAAACAAGCTGTGATGAC
- a CDS encoding zinc ribbon domain-containing protein, whose protein sequence is MAKKIGATKKISTQIVPVVGMTESVEFELLQVMKKLGIVRAESYNKLGSINHWGLDWKKAYPEIRSFRTNESLGLPSKLMEWTVSDVAKAITASQAACTEAVIKKIYKRFPGKGNQKIRKELCKQLKTLAFLDSPLLHRLIRKEFQRGHSWVKNQIVYQQGGYKCQRLSRNTYQLELAGLRRGKRNKIVVKSNRQISGQIRLIHNQLLQRFEIHFLVDYGTVEIPAERRSVGVDKGYTEAFYDSEGQAHGKGLGKLATKKSDRICSKNRHRGKLWSLHKKLEKIDPGKSARILKNNLTRKTENKRYRQNQSEIAAVIGAASKSLFNGESLKVFAEDLTQPIKGKRQPLAMSRKLNSWMKGQMRDSLQKWADWTGSVVTEVQPSYTSQVDSVTGTLLGKRSGDNFTRFNGVVLQADHNAAKNILARGTDKEISRYMNKTEVQAVLLRRTARFLEGMGLSLLDAVELGYLDCKHSRTQAFKQLLGGIPGTSK, encoded by the coding sequence ATGGCCAAAAAAATAGGAGCAACCAAAAAGATATCAACTCAGATCGTCCCTGTTGTTGGGATGACTGAGTCGGTTGAGTTTGAGTTGCTACAGGTAATGAAAAAACTTGGCATCGTTAGGGCTGAGTCCTATAACAAACTGGGCAGTATTAACCACTGGGGACTGGACTGGAAAAAAGCTTACCCAGAGATTAGGAGCTTTAGGACAAATGAATCTTTAGGACTGCCTTCTAAATTGATGGAGTGGACGGTCAGTGATGTCGCCAAAGCCATTACGGCGAGCCAAGCGGCTTGCACTGAAGCGGTGATTAAAAAGATTTACAAAAGGTTTCCTGGAAAGGGTAACCAAAAGATAAGGAAAGAGCTTTGCAAACAGCTTAAGACTTTGGCATTTCTAGACAGTCCACTCCTGCACAGACTTATCAGAAAAGAGTTCCAGAGAGGACATTCTTGGGTTAAAAATCAGATAGTTTACCAGCAGGGAGGGTACAAATGCCAAAGACTCTCTCGCAATACTTATCAGTTAGAATTAGCTGGTTTAAGAAGAGGAAAAAGGAACAAGATAGTTGTTAAATCTAATCGCCAAATAAGTGGACAGATTAGATTAATTCACAATCAACTCCTGCAAAGATTTGAGATTCATTTTTTAGTTGATTATGGAACTGTAGAAATCCCCGCTGAACGTCGCTCTGTAGGAGTAGACAAGGGATACACAGAGGCTTTTTATGACTCAGAGGGTCAGGCGCACGGGAAAGGCTTGGGTAAATTGGCTACCAAAAAGTCCGACCGTATATGCTCCAAAAACCGCCATAGAGGAAAGCTTTGGTCACTTCACAAAAAATTAGAGAAAATAGACCCAGGTAAGTCGGCTCGTATCCTTAAGAACAATCTAACTAGAAAAACAGAAAATAAGCGTTACAGGCAAAATCAATCAGAGATTGCGGCTGTCATAGGAGCCGCATCTAAATCCCTTTTTAATGGGGAATCACTAAAAGTATTTGCAGAAGATTTAACACAACCGATTAAAGGAAAACGTCAGCCATTGGCGATGTCTCGCAAGCTTAATAGCTGGATGAAAGGTCAAATGCGGGACTCCTTGCAAAAATGGGCTGATTGGACTGGATCTGTTGTAACAGAAGTGCAGCCTAGCTACACGTCGCAAGTTGACTCCGTGACTGGAACCCTTCTAGGGAAAAGGAGCGGGGACAATTTTACCAGATTTAATGGGGTCGTGTTGCAGGCTGACCATAATGCTGCCAAAAACATCCTTGCTCGGGGTACAGACAAGGAAATTTCCCGGTACATGAATAAAACCGAGGTTCAAGCAGTATTGTTGCGTCGTACCGCGCGTTTCTTGGAAGGTATGGGACTGAGTCTACTAGATGCAGTCGAGCTTGGTTATCTTGATTGTAAACATAGCAGAACTCAGGCTTTCAAGCAACTCCTGGGCGGGATTCCAGGAACGTCTAAATAG
- a CDS encoding HNH endonuclease, whose amino-acid sequence MSSVYVVTLNAVLYRFNGQAVEKAKREVVRLWSYFWRSRRFANRDGNLLHTNYIIPRSQGESNWDKNLELLHLHCHDGKKTRF is encoded by the coding sequence ATGTCAAGTGTCTACGTTGTAACACTTAATGCCGTTTTATACCGTTTTAATGGTCAGGCTGTTGAAAAGGCAAAAAGGGAAGTGGTCCGACTGTGGTCTTACTTTTGGCGTAGCCGACGCTTCGCGAACAGAGATGGAAATTTATTGCATACAAATTATATCATACCGCGCTCACAAGGTGAAAGTAATTGGGATAAAAATCTAGAATTACTTCATCTACACTGCCATGATGGAAAAAAAACACGGTTCTAA
- a CDS encoding P pilus assembly protein, chaperone PapD — translation MLTFLLISYTYFYLFTIPDSRFPIPNSRFPIPVPLLGGVRGGFRFPIPDSRFPIPCCLEMIKLNQHLISYLGSCALSALVLFPGLAKAQVQVSPLVIEEEAERGQAKGIINVTNRSNKAFRARVYATPFTYDENGFEALESSSNDLTPYLQFSPRELVVEPGVTRRIRMISRFPPSIDKGEYRAVIFTENLEHSQNNSRGVSMGIVPRVGVTVYVRHGDISPKLTVEEASFDHKNQQILLQVSNSGNASARPKVEWTLKQGSTTVTTGKQNEWTVIAGGERKISIGYPSHAKELTAGQYQLTGTLLWGEEENRQSVPFSINLTVPTSTTAQSN, via the coding sequence ATGCTTACTTTTCTATTAATTAGTTACACATATTTTTACCTATTTACTATTCCCGATTCCCGATTTCCGATTCCCAATTCCCGATTCCCGATTCCCGTTCCCCTCCTGGGAGGGGTTAGGGGTGGGTTCCGATTCCCGATTCCCGATTCCCGATTCCCGATTCCCTGTTGCCTAGAAATGATTAAACTCAATCAACATTTAATATCCTATTTAGGTAGCTGCGCCTTATCTGCACTGGTGCTGTTTCCAGGATTAGCTAAAGCTCAGGTTCAAGTTTCTCCTTTAGTTATTGAAGAAGAAGCAGAACGAGGTCAAGCCAAAGGTATCATCAACGTCACCAATCGCAGTAATAAGGCGTTTCGAGCCCGTGTCTATGCGACACCTTTCACCTATGATGAAAATGGGTTTGAGGCGTTGGAATCTAGCTCTAATGACTTAACCCCTTATCTACAATTCTCCCCTCGTGAGTTGGTAGTAGAACCAGGAGTAACTCGCCGCATCCGAATGATTTCCCGCTTTCCTCCTAGTATTGATAAAGGGGAATATCGGGCAGTGATTTTCACAGAAAATCTGGAACATTCTCAGAATAATAGTCGTGGTGTAAGTATGGGCATTGTACCTCGCGTTGGTGTCACTGTCTATGTACGTCATGGAGATATTTCTCCCAAATTGACCGTAGAGGAAGCGAGCTTTGATCACAAGAATCAGCAGATTCTCTTACAGGTTAGCAACAGTGGCAATGCCTCTGCACGTCCCAAGGTGGAGTGGACTTTGAAACAGGGAAGCACTACGGTCACCACTGGCAAACAAAACGAATGGACAGTTATTGCTGGGGGAGAACGGAAGATTTCTATCGGATATCCTAGTCATGCCAAGGAATTGACAGCTGGACAATACCAATTGACTGGAACCTTGCTTTGGGGCGAAGAAGAGAATCGACAAAGTGTGCCTTTTAGTATTAATCTGACTGTTCCCACCAGCACCACTGCTCAGAGTAATTAA
- a CDS encoding tetratricopeptide repeat protein — translation MIVTDIASNQEISSWNRQTYQRLKLALSIGLRRQLFLAVCDDLNLRNHLADQLYRELGLSGANGSRNHQGYPKLVSLNLNLSEPNPVAQISQWLTDHEESYTSESIPGFQILGIENLTRQPATLQRLFLRHLQSIGNNLSYWELTFLLWLPRPWFYSIQQSVPEFWQQHTGFFEFEGEPTPLSQRVTDTPEASYTLPPSTTVIDPGQEDVETLSRQEDVLTVKSFNFETSNDNFEPKNVRLENHSETRQDNLQLNNLPPTTETETPQDNSEPNNLQPGTQKPSTGQTYLELGNHYRYLIEQGDASEENLVIAIQAYEQALQWSKFTPIEESAILNDVGNFYWMLSRCPNNDNLMVSYLEQAIKCYQVAVTDFLAEQSPEIFSMIQNNLGTAYGELAQYQDLAKNLENSICAYEEALGYGGADHDLVKYASTQNNLGTAYWNLAQYKSPVPNLKKAIAAYQEAISHHDTTANPQNWAMIQNNLGTTYWSLAQHEQPTVWLKLAIYAYQDALKYRKSEVDPAGCAATQNNLGTAYWHLADQLKEEYGAKVEYLKQCITAYENALAIAGYQPHPSEQVPNQNRSPVPVNFDIIATYNNLGLVNFQLGTQPQFSLTKGSKLTHLEAALHQHVQACMGTVDQPETYQISLNYLIHTIRAFSRENGPAGQSFALSKVPGQLLPEILPRL, via the coding sequence ATGATAGTAACGGACATTGCCTCAAATCAAGAAATTTCCAGTTGGAATCGGCAAACCTATCAACGTTTGAAACTCGCTTTGAGCATTGGTCTGCGCCGCCAGCTTTTTTTGGCAGTGTGTGATGACCTGAATCTGCGGAACCACCTCGCAGATCAACTATACCGGGAGTTAGGCTTATCTGGAGCAAACGGGTCAAGGAACCACCAAGGTTACCCAAAGTTGGTCAGCTTGAATTTAAATCTGAGCGAACCCAATCCCGTAGCTCAGATTAGTCAATGGTTAACCGACCATGAGGAATCTTACACTTCTGAGAGTATACCGGGATTTCAGATTCTGGGTATAGAAAACTTAACACGGCAACCGGCAACACTGCAACGATTGTTTCTCAGGCATTTACAGTCAATTGGGAATAATCTCAGCTACTGGGAACTGACTTTCTTGCTCTGGTTGCCACGACCTTGGTTTTATTCCATTCAGCAGTCGGTACCAGAATTTTGGCAACAGCACACTGGTTTCTTTGAGTTTGAAGGAGAACCAACACCCCTATCCCAACGGGTTACTGATACACCAGAGGCTTCCTACACATTACCCCCTTCAACAACAGTAATCGATCCTGGTCAGGAAGATGTGGAGACACTGTCACGGCAAGAGGATGTGTTGACAGTTAAAAGTTTTAATTTTGAAACATCAAACGATAACTTTGAACCAAAGAATGTGCGACTTGAAAATCACAGTGAAACACGACAAGATAACTTACAACTAAATAACCTGCCACCGACAACTGAAACTGAAACACCACAAGATAACTCTGAACCAAATAACTTGCAACCTGGAACTCAAAAACCATCTACAGGCCAAACCTATCTTGAATTGGGCAATCATTATCGCTACCTGATTGAACAGGGAGATGCCTCTGAGGAAAACTTAGTGATCGCAATCCAGGCTTATGAGCAGGCGCTGCAATGGTCAAAATTCACACCTATCGAAGAATCCGCTATCCTCAATGATGTGGGAAATTTCTACTGGATGCTATCTCGTTGTCCGAACAATGACAACCTGATGGTCTCTTATTTAGAGCAAGCCATTAAATGCTATCAAGTAGCAGTAACTGACTTTTTAGCGGAACAATCTCCGGAAATTTTTAGCATGATACAGAATAATTTGGGAACAGCTTATGGAGAATTAGCCCAGTACCAAGATTTAGCTAAAAATCTGGAAAATTCTATTTGCGCCTATGAAGAAGCTTTGGGCTATGGCGGTGCTGACCATGACTTGGTTAAATATGCTTCAACCCAAAATAACTTAGGAACGGCTTACTGGAATCTAGCGCAATATAAATCACCAGTGCCTAATTTAAAGAAAGCGATCGCAGCCTACCAAGAAGCCATTTCTCATCATGACACCACAGCCAATCCTCAAAATTGGGCAATGATTCAAAATAACCTGGGTACGACTTACTGGAGTCTTGCCCAGCACGAACAACCAACAGTCTGGTTGAAGCTAGCCATATATGCCTATCAAGATGCTCTCAAATACCGGAAATCGGAGGTTGACCCAGCTGGCTGTGCTGCGACACAGAATAACCTAGGTACCGCCTACTGGCACTTAGCCGACCAGTTAAAGGAGGAATATGGGGCAAAAGTAGAATACCTTAAGCAATGTATAACGGCTTATGAAAATGCTCTTGCGATCGCAGGATATCAACCACACCCCTCTGAGCAAGTCCCTAACCAGAACAGATCACCTGTACCAGTTAACTTTGATATTATCGCTACCTACAACAACTTGGGGCTAGTGAATTTCCAGCTAGGGACACAGCCACAATTTTCCTTAACCAAAGGGTCTAAGTTAACTCATTTAGAAGCTGCCCTACACCAACATGTGCAAGCTTGTATGGGTACAGTTGATCAACCCGAAACCTACCAAATTTCTCTGAACTACCTGATCCACACCATTCGGGCATTTTCTCGGGAAAATGGTCCTGCGGGACAAAGCTTTGCCCTTTCCAAAGTTCCAGGTCAGCTATTACCAGAAATTTTGCCTCGCCTATGA
- a CDS encoding DNA polymerase III subunit gamma/tau — translation MSYEPLHHKYRPQRFADLVGQDAIAKTLTNAIESERIAPAYLFTGPRGTGKTSSARILAKSLNCLKTNLPTPLPCGECQVCREIAGGLALDVTEMDAASHTGVDNIREIIERAQFAPVQCRYKVYVIDECHMLSTAAFNSLLKTLEEPPERVVFILATTDPQRVLPTIISRCQRFDFRRIPLEAMVSHLKAIAVKENIAITPDALTVVAQVAQGGLRDAESLLDQLSLLDEQVTVEQVWDLVGAVPEQDLLALLNAIASSEPVAVLEQCGYLIDRGREPLVILQNLASFYRDLLIAKTAPARNNLSAITLPSWQKLCELAIQLDLESILRGQQHLKDSELQIKNTTQPRLWLEVTLMGLLPGALASESLETSQLSPKNPSVKPSAPAVKPRHQPNLAPVGRHQPRKEQYNQPSSGRDQTTPKPEHPSKQAQKPKTQQQTDEPKPPERLGFQPHPDTSSNGIPKTPDLVSTSTSNQAVDHSARVERDSEVSNQPYQIEQVWQQVIHNIELDGSREILRSNGCLLAFNGREASIGIKKKGVQKLIQGMLPQIQKAFAKVHPGHVKVNFQLVGANPSQTAPQSRVTLPAVPTQKLPPPITTPEAPQESSNSKGDSKGDSTEAKLVVPPSTSDSSKTAVNPSPQPSQPENLTPPSNSETSEAAETVLSSPALSSPALSSPVLSRPAYDFPDLGWDADQIEQALGKIKDSFGGEIIDLNDELSNNEVMPKEPLVESFVKDTQGTFDQEQPESSVAENQPDPRPFSIKIQNRPQELEYDENGELPF, via the coding sequence GTGAGCTACGAACCCCTACATCACAAATATCGTCCCCAGAGATTTGCGGATTTAGTGGGGCAAGATGCGATCGCAAAAACCCTAACCAATGCCATAGAGAGTGAGCGCATTGCCCCTGCCTATTTGTTTACTGGCCCTAGAGGTACGGGCAAAACCTCTTCGGCAAGGATTTTAGCTAAGTCCCTCAACTGTCTCAAGACTAATTTGCCAACTCCATTGCCTTGTGGGGAATGTCAAGTCTGCCGTGAGATCGCTGGTGGTTTAGCCTTGGATGTGACTGAGATGGACGCAGCTAGTCATACCGGTGTAGATAATATCAGGGAAATCATTGAACGGGCTCAATTTGCCCCAGTCCAGTGCCGCTACAAAGTGTATGTGATCGATGAATGCCATATGCTTAGTACCGCAGCCTTCAACTCCCTTCTCAAAACCCTGGAAGAACCGCCGGAGCGGGTAGTCTTTATCTTGGCTACCACAGACCCTCAACGGGTATTACCCACCATTATTTCCCGCTGCCAACGTTTTGATTTTCGCCGCATTCCCCTAGAGGCAATGGTGTCTCATTTGAAGGCTATTGCAGTTAAGGAAAATATCGCTATTACACCAGATGCCTTAACCGTAGTGGCACAAGTGGCTCAAGGGGGGCTCCGGGATGCAGAAAGTTTGCTAGATCAACTGAGTTTGTTAGATGAACAGGTCACGGTAGAGCAGGTTTGGGATTTAGTAGGGGCAGTACCTGAACAAGACTTACTGGCATTGCTAAACGCGATCGCATCTTCTGAACCGGTAGCAGTACTAGAACAATGTGGCTATCTGATCGATAGAGGTCGAGAACCCCTAGTTATCCTACAAAATCTGGCTAGCTTCTACCGAGATTTGTTAATTGCTAAAACTGCTCCTGCTCGTAATAATTTATCAGCCATCACCCTCCCAAGCTGGCAGAAGCTGTGTGAGTTAGCTATACAGTTGGATTTGGAGAGTATTTTACGTGGTCAACAGCATCTAAAAGACAGTGAACTTCAGATCAAAAACACTACCCAGCCCCGTCTGTGGTTAGAAGTAACTCTAATGGGGTTATTGCCAGGGGCTCTTGCCTCTGAATCCCTAGAAACCTCACAGTTATCCCCTAAAAATCCATCAGTCAAACCCTCAGCACCTGCGGTGAAACCTAGGCACCAGCCTAACCTAGCACCAGTTGGGAGACATCAGCCCAGAAAAGAGCAATACAATCAACCAAGCTCTGGCCGAGATCAGACTACTCCTAAACCAGAGCATCCAAGTAAACAAGCTCAGAAACCCAAGACTCAGCAGCAAACTGACGAGCCTAAGCCTCCAGAAAGGTTAGGGTTTCAACCACACCCAGACACCTCTAGTAATGGCATACCCAAAACCCCTGATTTAGTCTCAACCTCAACATCGAATCAGGCGGTTGACCATAGCGCTAGGGTTGAGCGAGATAGCGAGGTTAGCAACCAGCCCTACCAAATCGAGCAGGTTTGGCAACAGGTCATTCATAATATCGAACTGGATGGCTCTAGAGAAATACTGCGTAGCAACGGCTGTTTATTAGCTTTCAATGGCCGAGAGGCATCTATTGGCATCAAAAAGAAGGGTGTACAAAAGCTCATACAAGGAATGTTGCCCCAAATTCAAAAGGCATTTGCCAAAGTCCATCCAGGTCATGTGAAAGTTAATTTCCAACTAGTAGGAGCAAACCCGTCCCAGACCGCTCCTCAATCAAGAGTGACCCTACCAGCAGTACCAACTCAGAAATTACCTCCACCAATCACTACCCCAGAAGCACCACAGGAATCTTCAAACAGCAAGGGGGATTCAAAGGGGGATTCAACCGAAGCCAAACTAGTTGTGCCACCTAGCACCAGTGACTCTTCAAAGACAGCGGTAAACCCTTCCCCCCAACCATCCCAGCCAGAAAACCTTACTCCTCCTAGCAATTCTGAAACATCTGAAGCAGCGGAGACTGTATTATCCAGCCCAGCATTATCTAGCCCAGCATTATCCAGTCCAGTATTATCCAGGCCAGCCTATGACTTCCCTGACTTAGGCTGGGATGCTGATCAAATAGAGCAAGCTTTAGGAAAAATTAAAGATTCTTTTGGCGGAGAAATTATTGATTTAAATGATGAGCTGAGTAATAATGAAGTGATGCCCAAAGAGCCATTAGTAGAGTCGTTTGTCAAGGATACTCAGGGTACCTTTGACCAAGAGCAACCCGAATCATCAGTAGCCGAAAATCAACCTGATCCAAGACCGTTTTCGATCAAGATTCAGAATAGGCCGCAAGAGTTAGAATATGATGAAAATGGTGAACTCCCTTTTTAG